A genomic region of Equus caballus isolate H_3958 breed thoroughbred unplaced genomic scaffold, TB-T2T haplotype2-0000437, whole genome shotgun sequence contains the following coding sequences:
- the LOC138922999 gene encoding ral-GDS-related protein-like, producing MTHTNTVANHVIATCLRDTSMTPQEGPRLWRIQEAEECRGLGNFSSLHTILSALQSPAINHLRDLETSFQEVTSVLETAERARQGAQERQRQQVRVTVGEGCRSQRRGGASSQLEASLRRGAFLLQGISYSHRA from the exons ATGACACATACCAACACCGTGGCCAACCATGTGATTGCCACCTGCCTCAGGGACACAAGCATGACACCGCAGGAGGGGCCACGGTTGTGGAGGATCCAGGAAGCTGAG gagtGCCGAGGCTTAGGaaacttctcttccctccacaccATCCTTTCcgctctgcagagccctgccattaacCATCTCAGAGACCTGgagacaagtttccag GAGGTGACCTCCGTGTTAGAGACTGCAGAGAGGGCccgccagggagcccaggagaggcagcggcagcaggtgagggtgactgtgggggaggggtgtaggagtcagaggagagggggcgcctcctcccagctggaggcctccctcaggagaggggccttcctcctccagggcaTCTCCTATAGCCACAGAGCCTGA